The following are from one region of the Leucoraja erinacea ecotype New England chromosome 35, Leri_hhj_1, whole genome shotgun sequence genome:
- the gins4 gene encoding DNA replication complex GINS protein SLD5 yields the protein MAATEEELEPELELEADSLTEEDDEEILTPAQLIHKLEEAWLNEKFSPDLLECKSEIVECVMEQLDHMEKNLQRAKKGDLKITVHRMEMERIRYVLSSYLRSRLRKIEKFFPHILEKERSRPETVSSFLSAQEVAFAKEPADQRSRLACTREKGWQCSRTLDVAKPNLDSFVFLRVKEKQENVLVEPETGDQREYTVDLEEGSQHLMRYRTIAPLVASGAVQLI from the exons ATGGCGGCGACAGAGGAGGAGCTGGAGCccgagctggagctggaggcggATTCCCTCACCGAGGAGGATGACGAGGAGATCCTCACCCCGGCACAGCTCATCCACAAACTGGAGGAG GCTTGGCTGAATGAGAAGTTTTCTCCCGACCTTCTGGAATGTAAATCTGAAATAGTCGAATGTGTCATGGAACAGCTGGATCATATG GAAAAGAATTTGCAGCGGGCCAAGAAAGGAGACCTGAAAATCACCGTTCACAGGATGGAAATGGAGAGGATTCGTTACGTCCTCAGCAGCTATTTAAGGTCCCGGTTAAGAAAG ATAGAGAAGTTTTTCCCTCACATTCTGGAGAAGGAGAGGTCCCGTCCGGAGACAGTGTCTTCGTTTTTATCTGCACAAGAGGTTGCTTTTGCGAAAGA ACCAGCTGATCAGAGGTCAAGACTGGCATGTACCAGGGAGAAAGGATGGCAGTGTTCAAGAACCCTGGATG TTGCCAAGCCCAACCTGGATTCGTTTGTGTTTCTGCGAGTCAAGGAGAAGCAGGAGAACGTGCTGGTGGAGCCGGAGACAGGCGATCAGAG AGAGTACACTGTTGATCTGGAGGAAGGGTCGCAACACTTGATGCGTTACAGGACGATCGCACCTTTGGTGGCCAGCGGCGCAGTGCAGCTCATATAA